The Glycine max cultivar Williams 82 chromosome 3, Glycine_max_v4.0, whole genome shotgun sequence sequence GttcataggttttttttttctcttcaagtGTGGCTCTCTGCTGCTTCTGTTctgcatcatcatcattttcttcaaTAACTATAGTTAGTTCCCTTTGATATTTGATCTGGGtcaccttctttttttcttctgggACCAGTTTTCACCCATCCCATTTTGCACTGCTTGCTTTGTGTCTGTGACTTGGTCTCACCAAAACCTCAGAATTCAAGAGAATTTCGAAATTTGGTGGTGCCTAGTTTGTTCATTTTGGATGTAAGTAAAACAACCACTGCATCGACACTTTGCTTTTGGTTAATTGGTTTTGAGGTCACTTTGTATTGGGAATTATTTGTATTTGGGAAATGAAACAACATATAGAGTTGTAGTAGGGTGGTTCATAATGGGATCTCAAAGTGGGGCAACCCAAGACCAAGAGCCAAAGACTGGTTCTTTGACCAGACAAGGGTCTTTGTACAATCTCACCCTTGATGAGGTGCAAAACCAGCTTGGAAATTTGGGGAAACCCGTAGGAAGCATGAATCTTGATGAGCTTCTCAAGAGTGTGTGGACTGTTGAATCTGGAACGGATGCGTACATGCATCATGGTGGTGGTCAGGTGGTTTCTGCTGGCTCATCTTTGAATCCAGAACAAGGGAGCCTAACATTGAGTGGGGATCTTAGCAAGAAAACTATTGATGAGGTTTGGAGAGATATGCAACAAAACAAGAGTGTTGGTAAGGAAAGACAGCCTACACTTGGTGAGATGACCCTGGAGGATTTCTTGGTGAAGGCTGGTGTGTCTACCGAACCCTTTCCTAATGAGGATGGTGCTATGGCCATGTCAGGGGTTGATTCCCAACATAACACATTACAGCATGCCCATTGGATGCAATACCAGCTCACTTCagtgcagcagcagcagcagccacAACAACAGAATAGTGTGATGCCGGGTTTTTCGGGTTTTATGGCTGGCCATGTGGTTCAACAGCCTATACCGGTAGTGTTGAATACGGTTCGGGATGCAGGATACTCTGAAGCATTGCCATCTTCTTTGATGGCTGCCTTGTCAGATTCACAAACTGCAGGTAGGAAAAGGGTTGCCTCAGGTAATGTGGTTGAGAAAACTGTAGAGAGGAGGCAGAAGAGGATGATAAAAAATAGGGAATCCGCAGCTCGGTCCCGGGCTAGA is a genomic window containing:
- the LOC100819965 gene encoding ABSCISIC ACID-INSENSITIVE 5-like protein 2 is translated as MGSQSGATQDQEPKTGSLTRQGSLYNLTLDEVQNQLGNLGKPVGSMNLDELLKSVWTVESGTDAYMHHGGGQVVSAGSSLNPEQGSLTLSGDLSKKTIDEVWRDMQQNKSVGKERQPTLGEMTLEDFLVKAGVSTEPFPNEDGAMAMSGVDSQHNTLQHAHWMQYQLTSVQQQQQPQQQNSVMPGFSGFMAGHVVQQPIPVVLNTVRDAGYSEALPSSLMAALSDSQTAGRKRVASGNVVEKTVERRQKRMIKNRESAARSRARKQAYTQELEIKVSQLEEENERLRRQNEIERALPSAPSPDPKHQLRRTSSAPL